The following proteins come from a genomic window of Flavobacterium crocinum:
- a CDS encoding TonB-dependent receptor codes for MNYSNPGIKQILTKICLLLFFSCNLFAQQNFGKIKGTITTSDGENAVGVNIILKGSKYGTVSNEEGAFEFNRVKPNSYILQVSLSGYETLEQQVNVTANETATLNLQLTVSNKQLKEVIITNNRGKAFPKQSTYVSKMPLKNVENPQVYNIVSSELMKEQAITNYEDALKNVPGIQKLWESTGRGGDGGSYYSLRGFEVQANIVNGLPGLTSGTLDPANIERIEVIKGPSGTLFGSSLVSYGGLINTVTKKPYSGFGGEISYLAGSFGLNRVTADFNTPLDDNNDVLFRINAAYQTENSFQDAGFRTSVFVAPSLSYKVNNKLSFLINTEFMSEEKTTPSMLFLGRDAKLQFTDLADLNYDTSLSFYSNDLPMKNPRFNLQGQMTYKISDQWTSQTVLSRTSTKSKGYYSYIYDNEDGNRDFGFWITKENSQTATTDIQQNFIGDFRIGNMRNRLVVGLDYFDRNVMFGGSGYGKLYNVTAQGEVRQLDPDNPYNLSQTSVDQLLAGEAGPDYNSKDATYSAYASDLLNITSKLLVMASLRVDYFDTEGNIKTDTDNYNQTALSPKFGIVYQPIQDQLSVFANYMNGFRNIAPSALYDNDGNFIGSKTFEPEHANQLEAGVKADLFSNKLTATASYYDINVANLVTSNPMYSAQGGEARSKGFEFDLNAAPIKGLSIIAGYSYNDSKITKGDENNVWLDQGKRPFWAGPKNLVNLWATYKFDEGTLENFGLGFGGNYASDNAILDSEVTGKFILPSYTVVNGSVFYNVTKFRISLNVNNITNKDYFNGGWSTVNPQKPRNVVASFAYKF; via the coding sequence ATGAATTATTCAAATCCGGGCATTAAACAGATTCTTACCAAAATTTGCTTACTGCTATTCTTTAGTTGTAATCTTTTTGCCCAGCAAAACTTTGGCAAAATAAAAGGAACAATCACTACATCTGACGGTGAAAATGCTGTTGGAGTAAATATCATTCTTAAAGGTTCAAAATATGGCACCGTTAGTAATGAAGAAGGTGCATTTGAATTTAATCGTGTAAAACCCAACAGTTATATTTTACAAGTTTCACTATCCGGATATGAAACATTAGAACAACAAGTAAATGTTACAGCGAATGAAACCGCAACTCTAAATTTACAACTTACTGTTTCAAACAAACAATTAAAAGAAGTTATCATTACCAATAACAGAGGAAAAGCATTTCCAAAACAAAGTACTTATGTTTCGAAAATGCCCCTTAAAAATGTTGAAAATCCGCAAGTCTACAATATAGTTTCTTCTGAATTAATGAAAGAACAGGCTATTACTAATTATGAAGATGCTCTGAAAAATGTTCCCGGAATTCAAAAATTATGGGAATCTACAGGTCGTGGCGGCGATGGAGGTTCTTATTATTCCCTTCGTGGTTTTGAAGTTCAGGCCAACATCGTAAATGGACTTCCGGGCTTGACCAGCGGTACATTAGATCCTGCCAACATTGAACGAATTGAAGTTATTAAGGGGCCTTCCGGAACTTTATTTGGAAGTAGTTTAGTGAGCTACGGCGGACTTATCAATACCGTTACCAAAAAACCTTACAGTGGTTTTGGAGGTGAGATTTCGTATCTGGCGGGAAGTTTTGGTTTAAACAGAGTTACAGCAGATTTTAATACGCCTTTAGATGATAATAATGATGTACTTTTTAGAATAAATGCAGCCTACCAAACTGAAAATAGTTTTCAGGATGCAGGATTCCGTACTTCAGTCTTTGTAGCTCCTTCCCTGTCTTATAAAGTAAACAATAAATTATCTTTCCTGATTAACACCGAATTTATGTCAGAAGAAAAAACAACGCCATCGATGTTGTTTTTAGGGAGAGATGCTAAATTACAATTTACAGATTTAGCCGATTTAAATTACGATACCAGCTTATCTTTTTACAGCAATGATCTTCCAATGAAAAATCCGAGATTTAATCTACAGGGACAAATGACCTATAAAATTTCTGATCAATGGACATCACAAACTGTTTTATCCAGAACTTCAACCAAATCAAAAGGGTATTACTCATACATTTATGACAACGAAGACGGAAACCGGGATTTTGGTTTTTGGATTACAAAAGAAAATTCTCAAACGGCTACAACCGACATTCAGCAAAACTTTATTGGTGATTTCAGAATTGGAAATATGCGAAATCGCTTAGTTGTTGGTTTAGATTATTTTGACAGAAATGTAATGTTCGGAGGTTCCGGCTATGGAAAATTATATAATGTTACGGCTCAGGGAGAAGTAAGACAATTAGATCCTGATAATCCTTATAATCTTAGTCAGACTTCTGTAGATCAATTATTAGCGGGAGAAGCCGGTCCGGATTACAACTCTAAGGATGCAACTTATAGTGCTTATGCTTCAGATTTATTAAACATTACTTCTAAATTATTAGTAATGGCAAGTTTAAGAGTAGATTATTTTGATACTGAGGGAAATATTAAAACCGATACAGACAATTACAATCAAACAGCATTATCGCCAAAATTTGGAATTGTTTATCAGCCAATTCAGGATCAGTTATCTGTTTTTGCTAATTACATGAATGGATTCAGAAATATTGCTCCAAGTGCATTATATGATAACGATGGTAATTTTATAGGCTCAAAGACTTTTGAACCGGAACACGCCAATCAGTTAGAAGCGGGAGTAAAAGCAGATTTGTTTTCAAATAAATTAACAGCAACTGCAAGTTATTATGATATTAATGTAGCCAACTTGGTAACCAGTAATCCAATGTACAGTGCACAAGGTGGCGAAGCAAGAAGTAAAGGTTTTGAATTTGATCTGAACGCTGCACCAATAAAAGGTTTAAGCATTATTGCGGGATATAGTTATAATGATAGTAAAATTACCAAAGGAGACGAAAACAATGTCTGGCTGGATCAGGGAAAAAGACCGTTCTGGGCTGGCCCGAAAAACTTAGTAAACCTTTGGGCAACCTATAAATTTGATGAAGGAACTTTAGAAAACTTCGGACTGGGTTTTGGAGGAAATTATGCCAGTGATAATGCTATTTTAGATAGTGAAGTAACCGGCAAGTTTATTCTTCCTTCTTATACAGTGGTTAATGGTTCTGTTTTTTATAATGTAACTAAATTTCGTATAAGCTTAAATGTAAACAACATCACAAATAAAGATTATTTCAATGGTGGATGGTCTACAGTAAATCCGCAAAAACCAAGAAATGTTGTAGCAAGTTTTGCTTATAAATTCTAA
- a CDS encoding APC family permease yields the protein MPDSKQNQLKKTLGLSFNIAVLIGGTIGVGILRTPGSIAGLLNNYWLILASWLFGGLYVLLGANSYSELATMLPKAGGSYNYIKRALGEYAGFLSGWYDYIVNAIPPAFYCIVISEYTIILFPGLANYSTVMSISILVAFVLLHLSGVKNGSVIQQITSLLKVICFVALVVACFMYSGVEIAPIKTDSSIFQIGLLFGFFKSLQLIIGTYNGWNAVCFFAEENDDPGKNIPKSLYSGVLLVVAIYILVNAAFFHVLPIETLAKSNLAAADVAKIIFGDSGAKIVTVISIFSLISILNAFMMIPPRILYGLSRDGFFIKQGTQVNKGGTPIVALLVSSLFSLFLICIGSFEVLFSFAAFISIIVWGLAYYSLLKLRTSEPDLPRPYRSFWYPWATIIAIIFSISILAGFIYSDPKSFIIIVAITIISYPLFWVLKKKK from the coding sequence ATGCCAGATTCCAAACAAAACCAATTAAAAAAGACACTTGGATTAAGTTTTAACATTGCGGTATTAATTGGCGGAACTATTGGAGTTGGAATTTTACGCACTCCGGGGTCCATTGCAGGTTTATTAAACAATTACTGGCTTATTCTTGCTTCCTGGCTTTTTGGAGGTTTGTATGTTTTGTTAGGAGCTAATTCATATTCTGAATTGGCAACAATGTTACCAAAAGCCGGTGGATCTTATAATTATATCAAAAGAGCTTTGGGAGAATATGCCGGCTTTCTTTCTGGCTGGTACGATTATATTGTCAATGCAATTCCACCTGCCTTTTACTGTATAGTGATTAGTGAATACACTATTATTTTGTTTCCCGGACTGGCTAATTATTCTACTGTAATGTCAATTTCAATACTTGTTGCTTTTGTTTTACTACATTTAAGTGGAGTAAAAAACGGAAGTGTAATTCAACAGATTACCAGTTTATTGAAAGTGATTTGTTTTGTTGCTTTGGTTGTTGCCTGTTTTATGTATTCGGGTGTTGAAATAGCACCAATCAAAACTGATAGTTCTATCTTCCAAATCGGACTTTTATTTGGCTTTTTCAAATCATTACAGCTCATAATTGGAACTTATAATGGCTGGAACGCTGTTTGTTTTTTTGCTGAAGAAAATGATGATCCAGGCAAAAACATTCCGAAATCTTTATACAGTGGCGTTTTACTTGTTGTAGCTATTTACATTTTGGTAAATGCAGCATTCTTTCATGTATTGCCAATTGAAACATTAGCCAAATCAAATCTTGCGGCTGCCGATGTTGCTAAAATTATTTTTGGAGACAGCGGAGCAAAAATCGTAACCGTAATTTCTATTTTTTCTTTAATCAGTATTTTAAATGCTTTTATGATGATTCCGCCAAGAATTCTTTACGGATTAAGCCGTGACGGGTTTTTCATCAAACAGGGAACACAAGTCAATAAAGGCGGAACACCGATTGTCGCACTTTTGGTTTCGTCGCTTTTCAGTTTGTTTTTAATCTGTATTGGTTCTTTTGAAGTATTATTTTCCTTTGCCGCTTTTATCTCTATAATTGTTTGGGGACTGGCGTATTATTCACTTTTAAAACTTAGAACTTCAGAACCGGATTTACCAAGACCTTATCGTTCTTTTTGGTATCCGTGGGCAACTATAATAGCTATTATATTTTCTATCTCAATACTTGCAGGATTCATTTACAGCGATCCAAAAAGTTTTATAATTATTGTTGCTATTACGATTATTTCTTATCCTTTGTTTTGGGTTTTGAAGAAGAAAAAGTAA
- a CDS encoding DUF4198 domain-containing protein, which produces MKSNTLKTLTFLFLMLFAAPQIFAHALWIETKATGTKGKAQEISIYFGEFSDNDITKADKWFSDLKDFTLIVISPSKKETKLTSKALDNKYQAFFTPTEDGVYTIVMQHTVKDVYGTMKLDYNSSATVVVGNKTAGNTIASNTNKIAVFSENADVAKKDTKITGVASYDGAIAKEAKIKVIAPNGWEKELWTNYKGEFSFTPIWSGNYMVEYAHTDKASGEHNGKKYDEIWKMATYQIVVK; this is translated from the coding sequence ATGAAATCAAATACTCTAAAAACATTAACTTTTTTATTTTTAATGCTTTTTGCTGCACCACAAATTTTTGCTCACGCACTTTGGATTGAAACTAAAGCAACCGGAACAAAAGGAAAAGCTCAGGAAATTTCTATTTACTTTGGAGAGTTCTCTGATAATGATATTACAAAAGCCGATAAATGGTTTTCTGATTTAAAAGATTTTACTTTAATTGTTATTTCTCCTTCAAAAAAAGAGACAAAACTTACTTCTAAAGCATTAGACAATAAATATCAAGCATTCTTTACCCCTACTGAAGACGGAGTTTACACTATTGTAATGCAGCATACTGTAAAAGATGTTTATGGTACTATGAAATTGGATTACAACTCTAGCGCAACTGTTGTTGTTGGAAACAAAACTGCCGGAAATACAATTGCATCAAACACTAATAAAATTGCTGTTTTCTCAGAAAATGCAGATGTAGCTAAAAAAGATACCAAAATTACAGGAGTTGCTTCTTATGACGGAGCTATTGCCAAAGAAGCCAAAATTAAAGTAATCGCTCCAAACGGATGGGAAAAAGAATTATGGACAAATTATAAAGGAGAATTCTCTTTTACTCCAATCTGGTCTGGAAACTATATGGTAGAATATGCTCACACTGATAAAGCTTCCGGAGAACACAACGGTAAAAAATACGATGAAATCTGGAAAATGGCAACTTATCAAATCGTTGTAAAATAA
- a CDS encoding PepSY-associated TM helix domain-containing protein has product MTFKKLILKIHLWLGLASGLIVVILGITGCLYSFEEELRPIVHDYYYVDQVKEKKLPLSQIIEIAKKANKNPKESISGCRILNEDDRTVIVWFYEELNPDAFWYWNQYQSTYLYVDPYTGVVKKQENVNFEFFVFVRMLHQTLCLNSKIGDPITGTATIIFIISLITGLILWWPKNKQAAKQRFWFQWKNSTKWKRKNYDLHNILGFYSMLFALLIALTGLVWAFQSYDKGVQWLLNGGKTFKREKVVSDTTQFTKNRPLDKIYTSVKQSHPEAKSYYLFLPKETDSLATYNTFIRYKSRFDDTATDYDQYTAKPLRTIKYKDKSNGEKFRFINYDLHVGSILGFPGKVLAFFASLICASLPITGFLIWWGRNNKKKENCY; this is encoded by the coding sequence ATGACATTTAAAAAACTCATTCTTAAAATTCACTTATGGCTGGGGCTAGCTTCCGGACTAATTGTAGTTATATTAGGCATAACCGGATGTCTATATTCTTTTGAGGAAGAATTACGTCCTATTGTTCATGATTACTATTACGTAGATCAGGTAAAAGAAAAAAAACTGCCTCTCAGCCAAATCATAGAAATCGCTAAAAAAGCCAACAAAAATCCAAAAGAATCTATTTCAGGATGTCGAATACTGAATGAAGACGACCGCACCGTAATTGTTTGGTTTTATGAGGAATTAAATCCAGATGCTTTTTGGTATTGGAACCAGTACCAAAGCACTTATCTTTATGTCGATCCTTACACTGGTGTAGTTAAAAAACAGGAAAATGTAAACTTCGAGTTTTTTGTCTTTGTCCGAATGCTGCATCAGACATTATGTCTCAACAGTAAAATTGGAGATCCCATTACAGGAACAGCCACTATTATCTTTATCATTTCTTTAATTACGGGACTTATTCTTTGGTGGCCAAAAAATAAGCAAGCTGCCAAACAACGTTTTTGGTTTCAATGGAAAAACAGCACAAAATGGAAACGCAAAAACTACGATTTACATAATATTCTTGGGTTTTATTCCATGCTTTTTGCGTTACTAATTGCCCTTACAGGATTGGTTTGGGCATTTCAATCTTATGATAAAGGGGTTCAATGGTTATTGAATGGAGGAAAAACATTTAAAAGAGAAAAAGTAGTTTCAGATACTACTCAATTTACCAAAAACAGACCGCTTGACAAAATTTACACCTCTGTAAAACAATCGCATCCCGAAGCCAAAAGTTATTATCTGTTTCTTCCAAAAGAAACGGATTCACTTGCAACTTACAATACCTTTATCAGATACAAAAGCCGCTTTGATGATACAGCTACAGATTACGACCAATATACTGCAAAACCACTTAGAACGATAAAGTACAAAGACAAAAGCAATGGCGAAAAGTTCCGATTTATAAATTACGACTTACATGTAGGCAGTATTCTCGGATTTCCAGGTAAAGTTCTCGCTTTTTTTGCCAGCCTAATCTGTGCAAGTTTACCAATTACAGGTTTTTTAATCTGGTGGGGAAGAAATAACAAAAAAAAAGAAAACTGCTACTGA
- a CDS encoding TonB-dependent siderophore receptor: MKYNLLLALGLLSFASYGQDYSGRETTSSVTDTVKNKKGETLNEVLITANKPKKPIEAARSGIKVMDLPQSVQIVGSEIIEQQQAIRLSEVVKNLNGVYVGSARGGAQESFFSRGYDMSANNMFKNGFRYNAGSIPEVSSLEKVEFLKGGSALLYGNVAPGGIMNLVTKTPKFTQGGEVSMQLGSYAYYKPSIDFYGPLNKSIAYRFTGSYENSESFRDYVKNERIYVNPSFLFHLSDKTQITLQGDYLSADWTPDFGTGIYGKTILDLPRNEFFGALWSTANTKSSSASMLFNHEFNKNWKLNFNSSYQYYRRAQTSTAQLSTIDANGNWKRGLTKSDAAENIFGDQLSLQGNFNTGSIKHQIFTGVDYENSIAPSYTFGFYAPGKPADLLTTEATAINLYTYDYSTQSTLIPYPTRTTQLTNTETQRFGAYFQDLVSINKYIKVLAGLRWSWQESEATTTKEVIEKKNNVNVITTTYENAIPVTGAKAINKAFSPKAGLVVQPTKDLSLFASYSNSFTPNTGTTVDSKPLDPSIIDQYEVGVKKDFWNGLLSTNVTVYQITNNNLAQTAPYLADGVTQNTNTNIKELVGATKGKGVEIDITANPVEGLNIMAGYSFNETKVSKSSGTNGSLVVGDVLARTPRNTANLSFFYKIPDGLFKGVTFGAIGNYIGDRTGGWNDDYLWTAVTPTPTNPKPDPAYIITIRDRDIPLEGYVTVDASLGYEWRKFSILCRLSNITNELNYTVHENYSVNPIAPRQVMTSLRYKF; this comes from the coding sequence ATGAAATATAATTTACTATTAGCATTAGGATTATTGAGCTTTGCCTCTTACGGTCAGGATTATTCAGGTAGGGAAACTACTTCATCAGTCACCGATACTGTAAAAAATAAAAAAGGAGAAACTCTTAATGAAGTTTTAATCACCGCAAATAAACCTAAAAAACCAATTGAGGCTGCCCGTTCCGGAATTAAAGTAATGGACTTGCCACAAAGTGTACAAATCGTTGGCAGCGAAATTATAGAACAACAGCAAGCGATCCGACTAAGTGAAGTTGTAAAAAATCTGAATGGTGTTTATGTAGGATCTGCTCGTGGTGGCGCTCAGGAATCTTTCTTTTCTAGAGGTTATGATATGAGTGCCAACAATATGTTTAAAAACGGTTTCCGCTATAATGCTGGGTCAATTCCTGAAGTTTCTTCTTTAGAGAAGGTAGAATTCTTAAAAGGAGGTTCTGCTTTATTGTATGGAAATGTAGCTCCGGGAGGAATCATGAATTTGGTTACTAAAACACCAAAATTTACTCAGGGTGGCGAAGTATCTATGCAATTAGGAAGTTATGCTTATTACAAACCTTCTATTGATTTTTATGGCCCTTTAAATAAATCTATTGCATACCGTTTTACAGGATCTTATGAAAACTCTGAAAGCTTCAGAGATTATGTTAAAAACGAACGTATTTATGTGAATCCTTCCTTTTTATTCCATCTTTCAGATAAAACCCAAATTACTTTACAAGGAGATTATTTAAGTGCCGACTGGACTCCGGATTTCGGAACAGGAATTTATGGAAAGACTATCTTAGACCTGCCTCGTAACGAATTTTTCGGAGCACTTTGGTCAACTGCCAATACTAAATCTTCCAGTGCATCCATGTTATTTAATCACGAGTTTAATAAAAACTGGAAATTAAATTTTAATTCTTCTTATCAATATTATAGAAGAGCACAAACTTCTACTGCACAATTAAGTACAATTGACGCCAACGGAAACTGGAAACGAGGCTTAACAAAATCAGATGCTGCTGAAAACATTTTTGGTGATCAATTAAGTCTTCAGGGAAATTTTAATACAGGATCAATTAAACACCAAATATTTACAGGAGTTGATTATGAAAATTCTATTGCTCCTAGTTATACTTTTGGATTCTATGCTCCTGGAAAACCTGCAGACCTTTTAACAACAGAAGCTACTGCTATAAACTTATATACTTACGATTATAGCACGCAAAGTACTCTTATTCCTTATCCAACAAGAACTACTCAATTAACAAATACAGAAACTCAACGTTTTGGAGCCTATTTTCAAGATTTAGTTTCAATAAATAAATATATAAAAGTTCTGGCAGGATTACGCTGGTCATGGCAAGAAAGCGAAGCTACCACTACAAAAGAAGTTATAGAGAAAAAGAATAATGTAAATGTCATTACAACTACTTACGAAAATGCAATACCTGTAACAGGAGCAAAAGCAATAAATAAAGCTTTTTCACCTAAAGCCGGATTGGTTGTACAGCCTACTAAAGATTTATCATTGTTTGCAAGTTATTCTAACTCTTTTACTCCAAACACAGGAACAACAGTCGATTCAAAACCTTTAGATCCATCTATTATAGATCAGTATGAAGTGGGTGTGAAAAAAGATTTCTGGAATGGTCTTTTGAGTACAAACGTTACGGTTTATCAAATTACAAATAATAATTTAGCACAAACCGCTCCTTATTTGGCAGATGGTGTTACACAAAATACAAACACCAATATTAAAGAATTAGTTGGAGCTACGAAAGGAAAAGGTGTTGAGATTGATATTACTGCCAACCCTGTTGAAGGACTAAACATTATGGCTGGTTATAGCTTTAATGAAACCAAAGTATCTAAATCATCAGGGACAAACGGAAGTCTTGTTGTGGGAGATGTTTTAGCAAGAACACCAAGAAACACAGCCAATCTGAGCTTTTTCTACAAAATACCTGACGGGTTATTTAAAGGAGTAACTTTTGGAGCTATCGGAAACTATATTGGTGATCGTACCGGAGGTTGGAATGATGATTATTTATGGACAGCTGTTACACCAACTCCAACTAATCCAAAGCCGGATCCTGCTTACATTATCACTATCAGAGATCGTGATATTCCATTAGAAGGATATGTTACTGTAGATGCTTCTCTTGGTTACGAATGGAGAAAATTCTCTATCTTATGCAGATTATCAAACATCACAAATGAATTAAATTATACTGTTCACGAAAATTACAGTGTGAACCCAATAGCGCCTCGTCAGGTTATGACAAGTTTGCGTTATAAATTCTAA